TGATGCCGATGGCCGAGAGGTCGGCGGCCATCGCCTCGGCAATGGGCTTCGGGGTCGGGTAGTAGGGGCGCGAGACGGGCATGTACCACAGGTCCAGCGTGAAGCCGTTCGGGTAACCCGCGGCGGCCAGCATCCTCTTGGCTGCCGCCGGATCGAACTTGTAATCGGTGACCGTCTTGGCGTAGTACCTCGCGAGGGGCGGCGGCAGCAGGTGGCCGTCAGTGGTACCCAGACCGTTCCAGAAGGCGTCCACGATGGCCTTCTTGTTCAGGGCCATGGCGATCGCCGTGCGAACCCGCACGTCCGAAAGCGGCTTGTAACTGGTGTTCAGCCCCAGGTACCCGAGATTGAGGGCGGGGCGCAGGACATCCCTCAGCTTGGCATTGGACTGGATAGCCTTGAGCTGGTCGGGGAGCAGCTCGGCCGCGATGTCCACCCCACCCGTGAGCAGCTCGTTGAGGCGCCCGGCGGGGTCCTTGACGAAGCGGAAGACCAGGGTGTCGGATTTGGGCAGCCCGGCGCGGAAGTACCTGGGATTGCGGCTGAGCTCCACGTTGACGCCGCTGGTCCACTTCTTCAGCACGAAGGGGCCCGTCCCCACCGCCAGACCTGCAGGGGTGCCGTACTGCACGGGGTCTTTCCGGATGGCCGTGGGGCTGGCGATGCCGAACAGCCCCGCGTCGGCCAGCACCGAGCCGAGGGCCGGATAGGGCTGCCCCAGCACGATGTCGATGGCGTAGGCATTCCTGACCCGCACGTCCTTGACGATGGAACTCGCCTCGCCCTTGAAGCCGCCCAGGTTGTTCTTCCAGCCCAGGAAGGGTTTCTTCGCGCCGAACTGGAAGCTGGGGTCCCACCACCGCAGGAAGTTGAAGCGCACGGCCTCCGCGTTCAGCGGCGTGCCGTCGTGGAACTTGACGTTCTGGCGCAGGTAGAACGTCCAGGTCAAACCGTCGTTGCTGGTGGTCCAGCGAAGCGCCAGGTCCGGCTGCAAATCCACGGTGCCGGGCTTGAAGCTGATCAGGCTGTTGTAGATCTGCGTCTGAACGTACGCACTGTTGCCGTCCGCCGTGACACTGGGGTCCAGGCTGATGGGCTCACCGCTCAGCCCAAACACAATGGTCTTCGCTGATGCGCCGCCCGCCAAGAGAAGTCCCGCCAGAAGCCATTTACGCATGTTCGTCTCCCTCCGGGGTCTGCCCCCGCGTGAATTCGTCCAGAAACGTGACCATCGACCGCTCGAAGTCCAGGATGCCCGCCACCGTGCAGTACTCGTTGCTGGAATGCTGCCGCGAGCCGTGGCCCAGGCCACCGGTGACGTAAGGCAGGCCCAGCAGGCGCTCGAAGACGTAATAGGGCGCACTTCCGGGATTGATAGGCCACAGCTGCAGCTCCCCGTGCAGCGCCCGGTAGGTGCGGATCATCGCCTGCACGGCGGGTTCGTCCAGGCTGAGCTTCGACCAGGGGTACTTGTTGTAGACCTTAATCTCGATGTCAGAGAATCCTCCCTCGTCCAGGTGAGCCCGCAACCCGGCCAGGACCTTATCGGGGTCCATGTCGGGCACCATCCGCACGTCCACCTTGGCCGTCGCCTGATGCGGGAGCACGGTCTTGGTTTCCGGGCCGATGTAGCCCGCGGCCAGGCCGTCGATATTGAGCTGCGGCTGCGAGAACAGCCGGTGCCAGGCCCGGCGGTCGTCCGGCTCCTTGAGCCGCCGCACGGCGTACGCTTCCCGGAACACCCCGGCGTCGAACAGGCCCCCGTCGATCTGCTCGTCGAGCAGGGCCGCCTCCCGGTCCGGGAGCGGGCGCACGTCGTCGAAAAAGCCCTTCACCCGAATGGTTTCGTCGTCGTCGATAAAGCTGGCGAGGGCTCGAGTGAGTCGCCACGCCGGATTCCTCACCCAGGCGTTGTAACTGCCGTGGATGCCGCGCTCGGTGGGGCCGCCCCAGTCGCCGCCGGTGCAGATCAGCTCCACGTACAGCATTCCCTTGGTGCCCAGCACCAGGCTGGGCATCCCGGCCTCATCCTGCTCGAAGAAGGGAAACAACACCGCGTCGGCCCGCCGGAGCCTATCCGCGTACCGCTCGGCAAAGGCCGGAAAAGAGCGGCTACCCATCTCCTCCTCGCCCTCGACGGCGAACAGCAGGTTGACCGGCAACTTCCCGTCCACCCGTTGAATGCTCCGCATGGCGGTGAAGAAGGCGGCGAGCGGCCCCTTGGTGTTGACGGCCCCCCGGCAGATGACGCTGGGCCCCAGCCCGGGCAGGTCGTGGATTTCGGCGCCGAACGGCTCGGCCATCCAGCCGTCCTCGTCGGTGGGCATCACGTCGTACATGCCGTAGATCAGCAGGGTCTGGGGAGCGTCCTGCCACAGCTCGCCGTACACGATGGGATGGCCCGGGGTCTCGACGACCTCGGCCTCGCCGCCCAGGGAGGCGATGAGATCGGCCACGGCGCGTGCCGTCTCGCGGATGCCTTCGCCGGTGTAACTGATGCTGGGCTGGCGCAGGAAGCGGCGGATGTCTTCCAGGTCGTCCTCAAAATGATGCTTCAGGTCAGCGTGGATGGCCTCAACGTTCATGCTCCTCCTTGGTATGGCTGCGAAACGCCGGGAACTCGCCGGAGTCCTCCGAAGCGGTGAAACCGTGGGCATGTGCCTCCCTGCGCCGAGGCCCGAATACCCTGCCATTCCATTTCTTCTGCATGGGCCTCCTGAAGTGCCTTCAACTGGTTGGATCCGTGGCGTCCCGCACGGCGTCGCCCAGCAGGTTGCTCGCCAGCACCGTGACGAGGATCAACAACCCGGGGTACACGGCAAGTCGGGGGGCGGTGTAGAAGTAGTTCTGGGCGCCGCTGAGCATGTTTCCCCAGCTGGCGTTGGGGGGCTGGATGCCCAGGCCGAGGAAGGACAGCGCCGATTCCGCCAGGATGGCCGTGCTAATGCCGACGCTGGCATTCACGATCAGGGTGGGCAGCACCTGGGGCAGCACGTGCCGGAACAGCACCCGGCCGTCGCGCCCGCCCAGCGCGCGGGCGGCCTCCACGTACTGCTCCTCGCGGTATTTCAGGACCTCGCCGCGCACCAGCCGGGCGAGCCCCATCCAGGAGGTCAGGCCGATGACGAGGACCAGCGGCACCAGCCCCGGGCCGAAAAAGGTCAGGGTGAGAACGCTGACGAAAAAGGCGGGCAGGGCCAGGATGCCGTCGGTGAACCGCATCAGCAGGCCCTCCAGCCACCCGCCATAGAATCCCGCCAGCGCGCCGATGAACGTGCCGACGATCAAGGAAACCAGCACCGCGAAGAGGCCGACCAGCAGGCTGACACGCCCACCGAGCATCAGCCGGATCAGGACGTCACGGCCGTTCTCATCGGTGCCCAGGGGATGGCTCCAGCTCACGCGCCCCAGGGTGTTGCCCAGGTCGAGGGCCTCCGGGTTGACGGGCCGCAGCACCGGCCCCAGGAACGCGAACAGGACCACCGCGATCAGGACGGCCGCCGCCGTGACCGCCACCGGGTCACGGCGCAGTCGACGCCAGGTTCGCTGGGCCGGCGCCTGGGGGGAGTTGAGCAGCCGGGCCGTCAAGTCAGACCTCCGTGCGGATCCGGGGGTCGATCAGGGGGTAGAGCAGATCGACGAGCAGGTTGAAGAGCACCACGGCGAGCGCCACCACCAGGGTCACGCCGAGGATCAGCGGGTAGTCGCGTCCCAGCGCCGCTTCCACGCTGAGCCGCCCCATGCCGGGCCACGCGAAGATGGTCTCGGTCACCGCGGCGCCCCCCACCAGGCGGGGGAGTTGCAGGCCGATCACGGTGACGACTGGGATCAGGGCATTCTTCAGGACGTGGCGCCGGTTCACGGCGCGCTGCGGCAGCCCTTTGGCCCGCGCCGTCCGGACATGGTCGAGCCGCGCGGCGCTGCGGACACTGGAACGTGTGTAGCGCAGCAGCTCCGCGATGGAAGCGCTCGCGAGCACGACTGCGGGCAGCAGGAGATGCCGCAGGAGGTCCCCCACGTCCCCTTCCCGGCCGGTGGTGTACATCCCGCCCGCGGGCAGCACCGGGCGCAGGACCGCGAGGGCGATGATCAGCATCAGGCCCAGCCAGAAGACGGGCACCGCGAGCACCACGACGCTGATCACGCTGATCAGCCGGTCCAGCCAGGAGTGCGGGCGCAGGCCGCAGAGGGTGCCGAGCGGCACCGCGACGAGCAGCGTCAGCAGCAGGGAGGCGCCCGCCAGGATGAGCGTGTTGCCCAGGCGCGAGGCGATGACCTGCAGGGTGGGCGTTCCGAACAGGAAGCTCTGCCCGAGGTCGCCCCGAACGGCGCTCCCCACGAACTTGAGAAACTGCAGCGGCAGGGGATCGTTCAGCCCCAGACGTGCCTCGATGGCGGCTCGTTCGGCGTCCCGCAGGGCCGGGTCCGCCAGCAGCGAGGGCCCCCCCGGGGCGAGCCGCACGATGAAAAAGGTCACGACCCCCACCACGGCCAGCACGACCAGCGCGTGCAGGACGCGCCGGGCGACGTATCCGGGGGTGAGCATCAGCGCAGCTGGAACCGCTCGCTATAGCGCAGGGCGTCGCGGATGCCCAGGTCAGGGACGCCGGTCAGCCTCTTGCTGATGGCCTGCAGTTCCTTGGGATAGTAGAGGACGAGCACCGGAGGGTCCTGCATGGTCAGCCGCTGGTAGGCGTTGTAGATGTTCTTGCGGGCGGCCGGGTCCACCGTCTCGCGGCCCCGCTTGAGCAGGGAGTCGGCGCGCGCGTTGCTCCAGGACGCCTCGTTGTTGTCCTGGCCGGTGGCGTAGAACGAGTATTGGTCCGGGTCGGGGGGGGTGGTCCACCAGATCAGGTTCGCGTCGTACTTCCCGGGAATCAGGTAGTCGCGCACCAAGGTGGCGAACTCCAGGGTCTGCAGGGTGACGTCCATGCCGATCTTCTTGAGGTCCTGCTGCACGGCCAGCGCCGCCTGTTCACGGGTGGCGTTGCCCTTGTCCACGATCAAGGTGAACTTGAAGGGCTCACCCTTGGCGTTCACGAGCATGCCCTGGGCATTGGGTTTCCAGCCCGCCTGCGCGAGGAGCTTTTTGGCCTGCGCCGGATCGTAGGTGATCGGCTTGATGGACTTGTCGTAGTAGGTGCGCAGCGCCGTCGGGATGGTGCTCGTGGGATAGGCGGCGTAGCCCTTGAGGATGCCGTCGATGATGGCCTTGCGGTTGACCGCATACTGCATCGCGCGCCGCACCGTGGCACTGGTAAACAGCGGGTTTTTCAGGTTGAAGAACACCAGGTAGTGCTGGACGGCGTCGGCCTGTTTGATGGTGACGTTCTGCGCGCCCTGGACGCTGGGCAGGTTGCTGGGTTCCAGCGTCACCCAGTCGAGCCCCCCGGAACGCAACTGCGCGACCTGGGTGTTGAGGTCCGGCACGACCTTGAAGGTGATGCCCGCCAGCTTGGGGGGGCCGCCGTAGTAGTCCTTGTTGGCGACCAGGGTGACGCTCGCACCGGGCACGACCCGGGAGACCTTGAAGGGCCCGGTGCCAATGGGCATCTGGCGGTTGAAGGCGGTCGCCGAGTTGAGGTCCTTGCCCTCCAGGAGATGTTTGGGCAGGATGCCCGCGTTGTGCCCCAGCAGGATCAGGAACGGCGCGAAGGGGCGGGAGAGGACGAAACGTACGGTGTTCTTGCCCCTCGCCTCCACCGACTTGATGGAGCTGAAGTCCGAAGCCAGGCGTGAACCGCTCTTCGGGTCCCGGGCCGCGTTGAACGTAAACACCACGTCATCGGCGGTAAACGGCTTGCCGTCGTGCCAGCGCACGTTGTCCCGCAGGGTAAAGGTGTAGACCAGGCCCCCGTTGGTGATCGTCCAGCTTTTGGCGAGGTCGGGGACCGGCTGGAGGTCCTCGTTGGGCCGCACCAGGCCTGGGAAGATCACCTTGTTCACCAGGATGCTGCCCAGCTCGGGCGCGATCAGGGGGTTCATGATCGGGTCGTTGATCAGGGGCAGCTGCAGGATGCCCTGCTGGGCCCCCGCGACCCCCACGCCCAGGGCGAAACTCAGCGCCATCAACGGTCGTTTCATCACTGTCCTCCTTGGACGGGAATCTCGATGCGTTCCAGGGCGCCCCGAACGGCGTCCCGGGCGTCCGTAAGGTGGGCGACCAGGCGGTTCTGGCCGCGGGTCGCGTGGGTGAGCACGAAACCGCGCTCTTCAGGACCGGCCCCCTCGAGCTGCCCGAGAATGGCGAGGTCGGGGAGCGTCGGCACATGCTCGGCGGGATCGTGGAAGAACGCGGGGACCTGCGTATAGCTGGCCTGAACGAGGTGCCGGGCCACCGAGATCAGCGCGACGTTCACCCGGCGCACCGCGGGAGACGCGAGGGACTCATCGCTCAACTCCTGGGCGGCGCGGACCAGCCGCTGCAGGTCGAGGCGCAGCTCGTGGACCGCCGAGCGCGTCGGGCTAAGATCGAAGGCCGTCCCCGCCGCAGCCGCGTACTCGTTCAGCGCCTCGCCGATCTCGTCCAGGGTCCGGGTGTAGTCGAAGGGGATGATGGTCTGGTTGGCGGTGCGGTAGGCCGACAGCAGGTAGATCCGGATGTCCTTGAGCAGGATGTCGCGGTCGGCCACCTCCAGGGTGTCGTCCTCGGTGTGCCAGGCGATGTTGCCCCCGCAGCCCCCCACCGCGTAATAGCCCTTCTCGGCGCGCAGGTCATCGGGCATAGTCGAGAGCAGCATGAAAAACCCGCTCAGCCCGATGTTGTTGAAGGAGTAGTCGCCCGCGCGCACCGGGCGTTCCGCGTGCATCTCCTGGCCCGTGACGTCACGGATGATGTCGCCCGCCCAGCCGGTGGCCTCCGCCATCACGCTCACGTCCTTGTACTCGGTCGCCCAGCGGCAGCCCGGAGAGTCGCAGTTGATCTGGACCACGCAGTTGCGGTACAGGTCCAGGGCGAAGTGGTCGGCATACCAGGTGCTCCCCGCGTACCGTCCGGTCGAGTGCCCCGGCCACCAGGCGATCCGGACGCTGCGGCGCAGCTCAGCACGGTGGTTCCAGAGGTTGCGGGCGACTTCCAGCAGGGTGGCGTCCCCGACGGCGTTGTCGCCCACCCCGTAATCCCAGGAGTCGTAGTGCCCGTGGAGCAGGACGAACGCCTCGGGGTCCTCCGTCCCGGGGATGGTGACGACGGGGATGGGCGAGGGAAACCAGCCCTCCTCCAGATCGGTCTTCAGTACGGCGTTCGCCCCGGCCTGCGCCAGTTCGATCAGCCGGTCCCCATCGGGCCGGTTGACGTTGGCGACCGCCACCTGGGGTTTGCGCGGCAGGTCGTGCAGGTCCGGGGTTCCCCAGATGCTCGTGCAGATGCCCCAGTGGGCGCGGGCCCCGGGGTTGATGGCGATCACGCCCACCGCCCCGCGCCGTTCGAGTTCCCGGATCTTGCCCGGCATGCCGAAGCCCTCGGTGATGACGATCTTGCCGCGGACATCCACATTCCCCGCCAGGAGGGCGCTGGAGAACATGTCGTCGGCATTCGCCGCGTACACGCTGGGCTGGTAGACCAGGGGTGCCGCCAGCCCGTCCCGGTAGATGGCACTCATGGCCATCGGCTTGGCGAAGAAGGTCTCGTCGCCGACTGTCACGCTCGCCTGACGCGGCAGGCTGAGAAACAGGTCCGCGCGGTGCACCTCGACGGGAATGCCGAGCTCACGGAGGCGCTGCTCGATCTGCTCCGCGGCGCGCTGCACGTCGCTGGGGTGCTCGCGCTTGAGGCTGCTGAAGGTCGTGATCAGGTCCCAGGGTCGGTCGAGCGTGACGGCGTCGAGAAGCTGGCGTTCTGCAGCGTGCAGCATATCCATCCCCCTGTGATTCACCAGGTGAACTAACGATTCATATGGTGGACTGTATTTGCGTGTAGTGTGCGGTCAACGTATGCCAAAGTCAAGTGCAGCCCCGGAGTCCTCAGCGGAGTACACCATCTCGGCCCTGGAAGCTGGCCTGCAGGTCCTGGCCCTGGTCGGCCAATTCCCGGAACTGAAAATCCCGCAGCTGGCCACCCGGGCGGGCATGACGAGGAGCAAGGTCTACCGAATCCTCCAGACGCTGGCGCGCCTCGGTTACGTCTGGTTCGACGACGAGCACGCGGTGCGCCTGGGCTCGGCTTCCCTCATCCTCGGTCAGCAGGCCCGGGAGCAGTATTCGCTGAACCAGGCGGCCCGGCCGATCCTCGACCGACTGGCGGACGAGACCGGGGAAAATATCCACCTCGTGGTCCGTGAAGGCCAGCATTCCCTGGTCGTCGACGTCCGAACCTCACCACACCCGGTGAGAATGTTCGCTCGTATCGGGCGCGTCGGCCCTCTCCATGCCGGTGGGTCGTCCAAGGTGCTGCTCGCTTACGCGCCCCGGGACGTACTGGACGCCATTCTCTCCCGGCCCCTCGAACGGTTCACCGCGGGCACCATCACCGATGCCGCGGCACTGGAACAGGCGCTGCGCCACATCCGGGAAGACGGGACGCATGTGGCGATCTCGGATCTGGAGGAGGACACCTTCTCGATTGCCGCCCCCATCTTCGATGACCAGGGTCAGGCCGTGGCGTCCGTCAGCATCGCCGGGCCACTGATGCGCCTCGACCCGAACAATCAGGAGCGGTACCTTGGCCTGATCCGCGAAGCCAGCCGCGAGCTTTCAGAGCGTCTTGGATTTTCGGCTGGACTGCAGCTGGCCGAATGGTCAGCCACAACCCCGTGACAGCGTTCGAAACCTCTCCAGGAGGGAGGCCCGCAAGGCAGGGCAACGCTCGCCTCGCTCAGAAAGGTTGCCAGGCGGCGACAAGCTTTCCGCGATTCGCCCCACCAGGAGACTGAATTCGCTCATGGGTACCTGGAGCTTCAGGTGTCCAGCCTACACAACTTTTGGTAAAGGGGCAGGGTCACCAGCAGCCTTGCAAAGGTTCTGGCAACCTCATTGAGGCAGGGTCGATTACTGCAGCAGGTGGCCTGAACGTCAGGCCGCCTGATGAATCGCCTCCTGTCCGACCTGGAACGCTGTGGACGGGGTGCCTCGTCGGACCGGGGCGGGGACGGTGATTCGGGTGTGCCGGTGAAGGTTCGAGACTCGGGCGTGCGGGGCGAGAACTTCCTGAGTGCGCCGTCGTCGCTTGAAGCTGAGCTGGCTGCGTTCCTGCCGCCGTGCCCGGCGATGCGACTGTCCACGAGGTTGTTGCAGCGGCGGTGGGGACAACCTGGACGTGCTCCACACGGTGGAGCACGGGAAGCTCGCGCAGCGCTGCCCCGCACTGGAGCTGGTCGGTGTGAAGGACCTCCGGGACGTCGTCTTCTCCCAACAACCTGCAGAAGAACGTTCTGGCCGCCTCAGTGTCGCGGTGTTGCCACAGGAAGACGTCCAGCACGGCCCCGTATTCATCCACGGCTCGCGACCGCTCAGCGCCCAGAGGCGGCTCTGAGCGCGCTGTCAGCGCGAGGAGGGTTTCACCCCGCTGACGTCAACGCACCTCTCGTCGGTCGGCTGTCCGGTTTGACCATCTCCCCTACCGCCCCTACACCTACCATGCGAATGCAGCCATCAGGGGTACGGCCACGACGAGCTCTTAGACTTGAGCGCTTTACGGCACGCGTACGGTAATCGGTATGTCGAGGCTGTGTACCGGGAGCTCCGTTACCTCAGGGATGGCATAGGACGTGGAGAGCCGAAGCGTCATGCGGTAATCACCTGAGGCCACGTTGATGGCCTGAATCCCCACGTCGCCCTCCAGAGTGCCGTCATCACGAACCCGTAAAGTGTTTGGTGTCAGGAACAGGTCAATTCCGGGGGCAGCAACCAGCAGCGACGCGAAAAACCAGCTGGCCATCCTCACCCGCCGTCGGCTTCTCACCCGAGATCACAATCCAACCGCCCTTATCCGCGATCACGACGCCAGGCCCCAGCAGGGGGCTGGGTTTCGGCACCCAGATAATCAACGCCTCGTGCAGC
The genomic region above belongs to Deinococcus apachensis DSM 19763 and contains:
- a CDS encoding ABC transporter substrate-binding protein, with amino-acid sequence MRKWLLAGLLLAGGASAKTIVFGLSGEPISLDPSVTADGNSAYVQTQIYNSLISFKPGTVDLQPDLALRWTTSNDGLTWTFYLRQNVKFHDGTPLNAEAVRFNFLRWWDPSFQFGAKKPFLGWKNNLGGFKGEASSIVKDVRVRNAYAIDIVLGQPYPALGSVLADAGLFGIASPTAIRKDPVQYGTPAGLAVGTGPFVLKKWTSGVNVELSRNPRYFRAGLPKSDTLVFRFVKDPAGRLNELLTGGVDIAAELLPDQLKAIQSNAKLRDVLRPALNLGYLGLNTSYKPLSDVRVRTAIAMALNKKAIVDAFWNGLGTTDGHLLPPPLARYYAKTVTDYKFDPAAAKRMLAAAGYPNGFTLDLWYMPVSRPYYPTPKPIAEAMAADLSAIGIKVNLKTADWAKYLQDRQDGKLQAFMLGFVYVTDPDSAYTYLIAGGSTTDISWTSPEADAALASARKLPNAAQRLPYYQKVDEIMFKEAVRIPIVHSRLLVASGAGVKGWVPSPTGSEKLDTVEK
- a CDS encoding M20/M25/M40 family metallo-hydrolase translates to MNVEAIHADLKHHFEDDLEDIRRFLRQPSISYTGEGIRETARAVADLIASLGGEAEVVETPGHPIVYGELWQDAPQTLLIYGMYDVMPTDEDGWMAEPFGAEIHDLPGLGPSVICRGAVNTKGPLAAFFTAMRSIQRVDGKLPVNLLFAVEGEEEMGSRSFPAFAERYADRLRRADAVLFPFFEQDEAGMPSLVLGTKGMLYVELICTGGDWGGPTERGIHGSYNAWVRNPAWRLTRALASFIDDDETIRVKGFFDDVRPLPDREAALLDEQIDGGLFDAGVFREAYAVRRLKEPDDRRAWHRLFSQPQLNIDGLAAGYIGPETKTVLPHQATAKVDVRMVPDMDPDKVLAGLRAHLDEGGFSDIEIKVYNKYPWSKLSLDEPAVQAMIRTYRALHGELQLWPINPGSAPYYVFERLLGLPYVTGGLGHGSRQHSSNEYCTVAGILDFERSMVTFLDEFTRGQTPEGDEHA
- a CDS encoding ABC transporter permease — encoded protein: MTARLLNSPQAPAQRTWRRLRRDPVAVTAAAVLIAVVLFAFLGPVLRPVNPEALDLGNTLGRVSWSHPLGTDENGRDVLIRLMLGGRVSLLVGLFAVLVSLIVGTFIGALAGFYGGWLEGLLMRFTDGILALPAFFVSVLTLTFFGPGLVPLVLVIGLTSWMGLARLVRGEVLKYREEQYVEAARALGGRDGRVLFRHVLPQVLPTLIVNASVGISTAILAESALSFLGLGIQPPNASWGNMLSGAQNYFYTAPRLAVYPGLLILVTVLASNLLGDAVRDATDPTS
- a CDS encoding ABC transporter permease encodes the protein MLTPGYVARRVLHALVVLAVVGVVTFFIVRLAPGGPSLLADPALRDAERAAIEARLGLNDPLPLQFLKFVGSAVRGDLGQSFLFGTPTLQVIASRLGNTLILAGASLLLTLLVAVPLGTLCGLRPHSWLDRLISVISVVVLAVPVFWLGLMLIIALAVLRPVLPAGGMYTTGREGDVGDLLRHLLLPAVVLASASIAELLRYTRSSVRSAARLDHVRTARAKGLPQRAVNRRHVLKNALIPVVTVIGLQLPRLVGGAAVTETIFAWPGMGRLSVEAALGRDYPLILGVTLVVALAVVLFNLLVDLLYPLIDPRIRTEV
- a CDS encoding ABC transporter substrate-binding protein → MKRPLMALSFALGVGVAGAQQGILQLPLINDPIMNPLIAPELGSILVNKVIFPGLVRPNEDLQPVPDLAKSWTITNGGLVYTFTLRDNVRWHDGKPFTADDVVFTFNAARDPKSGSRLASDFSSIKSVEARGKNTVRFVLSRPFAPFLILLGHNAGILPKHLLEGKDLNSATAFNRQMPIGTGPFKVSRVVPGASVTLVANKDYYGGPPKLAGITFKVVPDLNTQVAQLRSGGLDWVTLEPSNLPSVQGAQNVTIKQADAVQHYLVFFNLKNPLFTSATVRRAMQYAVNRKAIIDGILKGYAAYPTSTIPTALRTYYDKSIKPITYDPAQAKKLLAQAGWKPNAQGMLVNAKGEPFKFTLIVDKGNATREQAALAVQQDLKKIGMDVTLQTLEFATLVRDYLIPGKYDANLIWWTTPPDPDQYSFYATGQDNNEASWSNARADSLLKRGRETVDPAARKNIYNAYQRLTMQDPPVLVLYYPKELQAISKRLTGVPDLGIRDALRYSERFQLR
- a CDS encoding M28 family peptidase, with amino-acid sequence MLHAAERQLLDAVTLDRPWDLITTFSSLKREHPSDVQRAAEQIEQRLRELGIPVEVHRADLFLSLPRQASVTVGDETFFAKPMAMSAIYRDGLAAPLVYQPSVYAANADDMFSSALLAGNVDVRGKIVITEGFGMPGKIRELERRGAVGVIAINPGARAHWGICTSIWGTPDLHDLPRKPQVAVANVNRPDGDRLIELAQAGANAVLKTDLEEGWFPSPIPVVTIPGTEDPEAFVLLHGHYDSWDYGVGDNAVGDATLLEVARNLWNHRAELRRSVRIAWWPGHSTGRYAGSTWYADHFALDLYRNCVVQINCDSPGCRWATEYKDVSVMAEATGWAGDIIRDVTGQEMHAERPVRAGDYSFNNIGLSGFFMLLSTMPDDLRAEKGYYAVGGCGGNIAWHTEDDTLEVADRDILLKDIRIYLLSAYRTANQTIIPFDYTRTLDEIGEALNEYAAAAGTAFDLSPTRSAVHELRLDLQRLVRAAQELSDESLASPAVRRVNVALISVARHLVQASYTQVPAFFHDPAEHVPTLPDLAILGQLEGAGPEERGFVLTHATRGQNRLVAHLTDARDAVRGALERIEIPVQGGQ
- a CDS encoding IclR family transcriptional regulator; amino-acid sequence: MPKSSAAPESSAEYTISALEAGLQVLALVGQFPELKIPQLATRAGMTRSKVYRILQTLARLGYVWFDDEHAVRLGSASLILGQQAREQYSLNQAARPILDRLADETGENIHLVVREGQHSLVVDVRTSPHPVRMFARIGRVGPLHAGGSSKVLLAYAPRDVLDAILSRPLERFTAGTITDAAALEQALRHIREDGTHVAISDLEEDTFSIAAPIFDDQGQAVASVSIAGPLMRLDPNNQERYLGLIREASRELSERLGFSAGLQLAEWSATTP